In Triticum aestivum cultivar Chinese Spring chromosome 5B, IWGSC CS RefSeq v2.1, whole genome shotgun sequence, the following proteins share a genomic window:
- the LOC123115224 gene encoding vegetative cell wall protein gp1, whose amino-acid sequence PHPPTVATTTGATADHLPQHASSGHLPRAPSSVPAQWAAAAFLPQRASAGPSPTRLRRPLPNAQSPPSSPSAPPPAPPLVRRSRPLPSAGAPYSQRPATQACRIPSDLQPRRTTSPATPSPSAPHPRCLRSPPATVAPPVRRDQHCPRLYNTSPLPSHLRDGMLHLASTAPRACSTWLPQRHRQTSLDAVVRTAAPPSRNAPPATIRRRAVLQVCPVDASSSCLVPAKRTAVSLLPHPSRYGTHTSSSSDVATSTAPPLSSLVSQKGAS is encoded by the exons CCCCATCCCCCCACCGTCGCCACAACCACGGGCGCCACCGCCGACCACCTCCCCCAGCACGCCTCCTCCGGCCACCTCCCCCGCGCGCCTTCGTCGGTCCCTGCCCAGtgggccgccgccgccttcctcccccAGCGCGCCTCCGCCGGCCCCTCCCCCACGCGCCTCCGTCGGCCCCTGCCCAATGCGCAGTCGCCGCCCTCCTCCCCAAGCGCGCCTCCGCCAGCCCCTCCCCTAGTGCGCCGCAGCCGCCCCCTCCCCAGCGCCGGCGCGCCGTATTCCCAGCGACCCGCAACCCAGGCGTGCCGCATCCCCAGCGACCTGCAACCCCGGCGCACCACATCCCCGGCGACCCCTAGCCCCAGCGCGCCCCATCCCCGGTGCCTCCGATCCCCACCCGCCACCGTCGCTCCTCCGGTCCGGCGAGACCAGCACTGCCCTCGACTCTACAACACATCTCCGCTCCCATCGCATCTCAG AGACGGCATGCTCCACTTGGCTTCAACTGCACCGCGGGCCTGCTCCACTTGGCTTCCACAGCGCCACCGGCAGACAAGCCTGGATGCCGTCGTCCGAACTGCCGCACCACCCAGCCGCAACGCTCCTCCAGCCACCATCCGGCGGCGCGCGGTGCTCCAAGTATGTCCTGTGGATGCCTCCTCCTCTTGCCTAGTCCCTGCGAAGCGCACGGCCGTCTCCCTTCTGCCCCATCCGTCCAGGTATGGTACTCACACCAGTTCAAGTAGTGATGTTGCGACAAGTACAGCTCCTCCCCTGTCAAGCTTAGTGAGCCAAAAAGGAGCATCTTGA